A window from Salarias fasciatus chromosome 11, fSalaFa1.1, whole genome shotgun sequence encodes these proteins:
- the rspo1 gene encoding R-spondin-1, which yields MQLGLVALAMVFLSSMGHSDVLKLSKARRQRRVSTEGPPSCPKGCDRCSEYNGCIKCKPKLFIFLERNDIRQIGVCLASCPVGYFGMRNPEGNNKCTQCKIDNCEACFNHNFCTKCKEGLYSHSGRCYVSCPPGQRTANETMECVGQPASECELGEWSQWGSCMKKNKTCGFKKGSQSRVRVPLPQAHSVDASPALVSSQTCSPETERRKCVVTKTPCIREKKSKGDRQDDTTRRERESTRGRGRDGSRGGGGGGGGGGGAGGGGKRRRGQSRTTAAPSITTSSVS from the exons ATGCAGCTGGGACTGGTGGCGCTGGCAATGGTCTTTCTCAGCTCCATGGGTCACAGCGACGTCCTCAAGCTCTCCAAGGCGAGAAGGCAGAGACGGG TTAGTACCGAGGGGCCTCCTTCGTGCCCCAAAGGCTGTGACCGATGCTCTGAGTACAATGGTTGCATCAAATGCAAACCCAAGCTCTTCATCTTCCTGGAACGCAACGACATCCGTCAGATAGGCGTGTGCCTGGCGTCCTGCCCTGTGGGCTACTTTGGGATGAGGAACCCAGAGGGCAACAACAAATGCACGC aatgtAAAATAGACAATTGTGAAGCGTGTTTCAATCACAATTTTTGCACAAAATGTAAGGAGGGCTTGTATTCACACAGTGGGCGATGTTACGTCAGCTGCCCCCCAGGCCAGCGCACTGCTAATGAGACCATGGAGTGTGTCG GTCAGCCTGCCTCAGAGTGTGAACTGGGTGAGTGGAGCCAGTGGGGTTCCTGtatgaagaagaacaaaacatgTGGATTTAAGAAAGGCTCCCAGTCCCGGGTTCGTGTACCTCTTCCACAGGCCCACAGTGTGGACGCCTCCCCGGCACTTGTGTCCTCACAGACCTGCAGTCCggaaacagagaggaggaagtgcgTCGTGACGAAGACGCCCTGCATTCGAg AAAAGAAGAGCAAAGGGGACAGACAAGACGATAcaaccaggagagagagagagagcacacgTGGGAGAGGACGGGATGGTAgtcgaggtggaggaggaggaggaggaggaggaggaggggcaggaggaggggggaagcGGAGAAGAGGCCAGAGCAGGACGACCGCCGCTCCCAGCATCACGACCAGCTCTGTCTCCTAA